In Denticeps clupeoides chromosome 1, fDenClu1.1, whole genome shotgun sequence, a single window of DNA contains:
- the LOC114775567 gene encoding LOW QUALITY PROTEIN: glutamyl aminopeptidase (The sequence of the model RefSeq protein was modified relative to this genomic sequence to represent the inferred CDS: inserted 3 bases in 2 codons; deleted 2 bases in 2 codons; substituted 2 bases at 2 genomic stop codons) has translation MESLDFEKKQKRYCIRWKHAAVICLVVVVTGVGVGLGVGLSRPTVEGNPNPTVPPSPPEDRGPCRPSNDSSGAWTQFRLPDFIVPDHYDLHLEPHLETDIYTGTVSIHLRLKQPTRHLWLHIRETFVTAVPSLSRLVSPSAGNGAGPTVVGVKGCFQYLPQEYVVVETEAELQATRPDEHYVLTLHFQGWLNGSLVGFYRTTYQENGVTKKIAATDHEPTDARKSFPCFDEPNKKATYKISITHDRAYKALSNMPEESTESLPGDKIKTSFMNSVKMSTYLVCFAVHQFESVERMSARGVPLRIWVQPLQKHTAEYAANVTKIIFDHFEDYFGMNYSIPKLDKIAIPDFGTGAMENWGLITYRETNLLFDERESSSYNKQSVASVIAHELVHQWFGNIVTMDWWDDLWLNEGFASFFEYVGVEKAEPDWNMRDIMLISDVLPVMVDDALLSSHPIIVDVSTPAEITSVFDAISYSKGASILRMLEELVGRDTFRDGCRKYLKDFTFQNAKTSDFWEAQAAVSGLPVAEIMDTWTRQMGYPLLEVTVSGSQAKLTQRRFLLDPNADPSTPPVPLGYKWTIPVMWQAPNSNKNSSQIFNNPVQLILSEYNPATDGPVKVNKDHMGLLNPASTMTSSVSGITEQLLSNHLVVDATDRCSYVDDVFALGRANMVDYGQEALNLTKYLTNETEYIVWDQYDVPSSIAYMTDMLTDDPXLFPKFQKLFRGHVEAIAASVGWSDTGTQKTRLLRETVLRIACQMDDQQTLKQASSIFDQXLKALFRNTKHTPLSPLCRGGSVPVNLRLLVYRYGMRTVGTREKWEVMFQRYXAATLAQEKDKLLYGLASVEDISLLNRLLEACKDESVVRSQDLFTVVRYVSLNKYGKQMAWDWTTLNWDYLVSRFTITDRNLGRLLQRISTSFNSELQLWQMEHFFALTPNAGCGRDTSXTGARTVKNNMEWLSQNKEEIRVWLDTNMSN, from the exons ATGGAGAGCCTGGActttgagaagaagcagaagcgCTACTGTATACGCTGGAAACACGCAGCTGTCATATGCTTGGTGGTCGTGGTTACGGGCGTCGGCGTGGGGCTGGGGGTGGGGCTTAGCAGACCCACTGTGGAGGGGAACCCGAACCCCACGGTCCCCCCGTCTCCTCCAGAAGACCGCGGCCCCTGCCGACCGTCCAACGACAGCAGCGGCGCGTGGACCCAGTTCCGTCTGCCCGACTTCATCGTCCCCGACCACTATGACCTCCACCTGGAGCCCCACCTGGAGACGGACATCTACACTGGAACGGTCTCCATCCACCTGCGCCTGAAGCAGCCAACCCGCCACCTATGGCTCCACATCCGGGAGACCTTCGTGACGGCGGTGCCGTCTCTCTCACGCCTGGTGTCCCCCAGC GCAGGGAACGGCGCCGGTCCGACCGTCGTGGGGGTGAAGGGCTGCTTTCAGTACCTGCCTCAGGAGTACGTCGTCGTGGAGACCGAGGCAGAGCTGCAGGCCACAAGGCCCGATGAACACTACGTCCTCACGCTGCACTTCCAGGGCTGGCTCAACGGGTCCCTGGTGGGATTCTATCGGACCACCTACCAGGAAAACGGAGTCACCAA GAAAATTGCTGCCACGGACCACGAACCGACTGATGCTCGGAAATCCTTCCCGTGTTTTGATGAGCCAAATAAAAAAGCCACGTACAAGATCTCCATCACACATGACCGTGCGTACAAGGCCCTGTCCAACATGCCGGAGGAG AGCACCGAATCACTGCCTGGCGACAAGATCAAAACCAGCTTCATGAACTCGGTGAAGATGAGCACCTACCTGGTGTGTTTTGCTGTGCACCAGTTTGAGTCTGTGGAGCGAATGTCAGCGCGAGGAGTTCCT CTGAGGATTTGGGTTCAGccactgcagaaacacacagcagagTATGCTGCTAACGTCACAAAGATCATCTTTGACCACTTCGAGGATTACTTCGGCATGAATTACTCCATCCCAAAGCTAG ACAAAATTGCCATACCAGACTTTGGCACAGGAGCAATGGAGAACTGGGGTCTGATCACCTACAGAGAGACCAACCTTCTGTTTGATGAGAGAGAGTCATCCTCCTACAACAAGCAGAGTGTGGCCAGTGTCATTGCTCATGAACTCGTCCACCAG TGGTTCGGGAACATTGTGACGATGGACTGGTGGGATGATCTGTGGTTAAATGAGGGCTTTGCCAGCTTCTTTGAGTATGTGGGTGTGGAGAAGGCTGAACCAGACTGGAACATG CGTGACATCATGCTCATCAGTGATGTACTTCCCGTCATGGTGGATGATGCCCTCCTGTCCTCACATCCGATCATTGTGGACGTATCAACTCCAGCAGAGATCACATCTGTGTTCGATGCGATATCCTACAGCaag ggGGCATCCATTTTAAGAATGCTTGAAGAGTTGGTGGGCAGAGACACATTCAGAGATGGCTGCAGg AAATACCTGAAAGACTTCACCTTCCAGAATGCTAAGACGTCTGATTTCTGGGAAGCCCAggctgcg GTGAGTGGACTGCCCGTGGCTGAGATAATGGATACGTGGACGAGGCAGATGGGCTACCCGCTGCTGGAGGTCACCGTGTCGGGGTCACAGGCCAAGCTGACCCAGAGACGCTTCCTGCTGGACCCCAACGCAGATCCCTCCACGCCGCCAGTTCCCCTGGG CTATAAATGGACGATTCCTGTGATGTGGCAGGCGCCCAACTCCAACAAGAACTCGTCTCAGATCTTTAATAATCCAGTCCAG TTAATCCTGTCCGAATACAACCCTGCGACTGACGGACCTGTCAAAGTCAACAAGGACCACATGGGCCTTCTAAACCCCGCGTCAACCATGACGTCATCG GTGAGTGGCATCACGGAGCAGCTCCTCTCCAATCACCTG GTTGTTGATGCCACAGACCGCTGCAGCTACGTTGATGATGTGTTCGCTCTGGGGAG GGCCAACATGGTGGACTATGGACAGGAGGCCCTGAACCTGACCAAATACCTGACCAATGAGACTGAGTACATTGTGTGGGACCAGTATGATGTGCCGTCCTCCATCGCCTACATGACCGACATGTTGACTGATGACCC cctctttccaaaattccag AAATTATTCAGGGGACACGTTGAAGCGATTGCTGCCAGCGTCGGCTGGAGTGACACAGGGACCCAGAAAACGCG GCTTCTTCGTGAGACTGTGTTGCGTATTGCGTGTCAGATGGATGACCAGCAGACCCTGAAACAAGCATCTAGTATCTTCGACCAGTGACTGAAGGCTCTATTCCGTAATACAAAACACACGCCACTGTCTCCTCTGTGCCGAGGGGG GAGTGTCCCGGTGAACCTGCGCCTGCTGGTCTACCGATATGGGATGCGTACCGTGGGCACCAGGGAGAAGTGGGAGGTGATGTTTCAGCGGT CAGCTGCTACCTTGGCCCAGGAGAAGGACAAGCTGCTGTACGGACTAGCATCTGTGGAGGATATCTCACTCCTAAACAG GTTGCTAGAGGCCTGTAAAGATGAATCTGTGGTTCGCAGTCAGGACCTGTTCACTGTGGTCCGCTATGTCTCGCTTAACAAGTATGGGAAGCAAATGGCCTGGGATTGGACCACCCTCAACTGGGATTACCTGGTCAGCAG ATTCACCATCACAGACAGGAACCTTGGGCGCCTGCTGCAGCGGATCAGCACGTCCTTCAACAGTGAGCTGCAGCTGTGGCAG atggAACACTTCTTTGCTTTGACGCCCAACGCTGGGTGCGGGAGAGACACCTCGTAAACAGGCGCTAGAACGGTGAAGAACAACATGGAGTGGCTGAGTCAGAACAAAGAGGAAATCCGTGTCTGGCTGGACACCAACATGTCCAACTGA
- the lrit3b gene encoding leucine-rich repeat, immunoglobulin-like domain and transmembrane domain-containing protein 3b, translating to MHVLLFLLLFITVLLPAQLRCPALCSCAHHRHSSDAGIRTVHCKDPTMAAVPPGVPLDTVKLRLERTSLGRVPRLAFSALQRLQYLWLTYNSITTLHPRSFSNLSALHELRLDGNLLATFPWQALRDTPRLRTLSLHDNCLSRVPAHAARFLGGVTYLDLSSNRLKTLPNKVTGIWSSYPRDKPAHVQRKVVLGLQDNPWICDCRLSMLLKLSRAVGSSLVLLDQYLTCNSPMELSGVLFQSMELTHCLRPSVLTSTTEVTTSLGSNVLLRCNATGFPTPALTWIKVAGPNIHDAACCRKLDRGAEKLPRKVHSSVEESPMVGISWSMISLRGISYKDAGEYRCRARNTAGASEVSVSLNVVGVVNKDVEAPAPTKQTQVAPTKQNRPPPP from the exons ATGcacgtcctcctcttcctcctgctcttcaTCACCGTGCTGCTGCCTGCCCAGCTCCGCTGCCCGGCCCTGTGCTCCTGTGCCCACCACAGACACAGCAGTGATGCAGGAATCAG GACGGTCCATTGTAAGGATCCCACCATGGCAGCTGTCCCCCCCGGGGTCCCGCTGGACACGGTGAAGCTGCGGCTGGAGAGGACATCACTGGGCCGCGTGCCGCGCTTGGCCTTCTCTGCCCTGCAGCGGCTGCAGTACCTGTGGCTCACCTACAACTCCATCACGACCCTCCACCCCCGCAGCTTCTCCAACCTCTCCGCCCTCCACGAGCTCCGGCTGGATGGCAACCTGCTCGCCACCTTCCCCTGGCAGGCGCTGAGGGACACGCCGCGCCTACGGACACTGAGCCTGCACGATAACTGCCTGTCCCGCGTCCCCGCCCACGCAGCTCGATTCCTGGGCGGTGTCACTTATCTGGACCTGTCCAGTAACAGGCTGAAGACACTGCCCAACAAGGTCACCGGCATCTGGTCCTCCTACCCGAGGGACAAACCAGCTCATGTACAGAGGAAGGTGGTACTCG GTCTGCAGGACAACCCGTGGATATGTGACTGCCGCCTCTCTATGCTGCTGAAACTCAGTCGAGCTGTGGGCTCCTCGCTGGTCCTGCTGGACCAGTACCTGACCTGCAACAGCCCCATGGAGCTTTCTGGTGTCCTGTTCCAGAGCATGGAGCTGACCCACTGCCTCCGACCATCAGTCCTGACCTCCACCACTGAGGTCACCACCTCCCTAGGCAGCAACGTGCTCCTGCGCTGCAATGCCACTGGCTTTCCCACGCCAGCACTCACATGGATCAAAGTTGCAGGACCCAACATTCATGACGCAG CTTGCTGCAGAAAGCTGGACCGAGGAGCTGAGAAGTTGCCTCGAAAAGTTCACAGCT CAGTTGAAGAGTCTCCAATGGTGGGGATCAGCTGGTCCATGATCAGTCTGAGGGGAATCTCCTACAAGGATGCTGGGGAATACCGCTGCCGTGCTCGGAATACCGCGGGAGCATCAGAGGTGTCTGTCAGTCTGAATGTGGTTGGGGTCGTCAACAAGGATGTGGAGGCACCAGCACCTACCAAACAAACCCAGGTGGCCCCCACAAAGCAgaaccgccccccccccccataa